Within the Leisingera thetidis genome, the region CCATCACTTGCAGCACCCCGCCGCGCGGGGAGGTGACGCCGATCTGCGAGCCATCGGCGGAAAACGCGATGGAGCCGCCGTAGCCCTGCATGTTCAGCACCCGCGCGTCGTCTTCCGCCAGCAGGCGCGGGGCGCTACCGGGGCGGTGCAGGCCGGCAGTGGGGACCTGTTCGCCCAGATCGCCTTGCCATTGCATGGCAAACCCGACGGTGCCGTCATCGCGCATGGCAAGGTGCCGGATCGAGTTCAGGTGCAGTTCCGGGGGCAGCTCCACCTGCTCCTGCAGGGTGCCGTCAACGCTCAGGTAGCTGAGGTTCGGGCGCATGTCCGGCAGGTTCAGCTTGGCACGGCCGCTGTCGGGGTGGGTCTCGATCCCGCCGTTGGCGATGACCAGCCCCGGCGCATCGCGGCGCAGCATCATGTCGTGCGGGCCGATGCCGCCCGACGGGAAAGACGCGATGCGCTTGTAGCCGCCTGCCGCGTCCCAGACGCCGATCACGCCACGGGCGCCTTCGAAGTCATTTTCGGTGGTGAAAAGGCATCTGCCGTCGGAAGAGAATGTGCCGTGGCCATAGAAGTGATGGCCCGCCGGGGGCTGCAGCCGGGCGATGGCAGCTCCTGTGCGGCAGTCGATCACATCGGCAAAGCGGCCCGGGCGGCGGGCAAAGGCGACGGCTTCGGGCCGGACCGGGTGCGCGGCTGCCGCATGGCCGCGGCCGGGCAGCGGGTGGAGGAACAGGATTCCGCCTGTGTCCGAGAGGCCGGCAAGGATAAAGCTTCCGCTGCGGTCCCTGCCTGCCGACAGAAAGGACGGGCTGCCTGCGCTGGCCCAGGTGGCATGCGGGGCAAGAGAGCTGGCCAGCAGGCCTGCCAGAAATCCGCGGCGGCAGGTCATCAGTCCCCGTCCAGAGCGTTGAAACCCGCGGCGACGCCAAGTGCCGGGCCGAGCCGTTCGGAGATCAGTGCGCGCAGGTCCCTGACATCCTGGCGCAGCGCTTCAATGCGGATGCGGGAGGCCGGCTCTGCGACGCCGGCAAGGACGGGGTCGTCCAGCGCCTCCGCGCGGGTGCGGGCCTTTTCGAACCCATGCGAGAGGTCAGCTGCGAGATCGGCGTCCTCCTGCGCCAGAGCCAGCGCCAGCCGCTCGAGCGCCTGCAGCGAGACCAGCACGTGATGAAGGCTGCGGCCGGAGCGGCGGGCCTCGGCACGGTTGGGCCGCGGCGTGTCGAAGGTGCCCAGCGGGCGGCCGAGGCGGAC harbors:
- a CDS encoding DUF1513 domain-containing protein — encoded protein: MTCRRGFLAGLLASSLAPHATWASAGSPSFLSAGRDRSGSFILAGLSDTGGILFLHPLPGRGHAAAAHPVRPEAVAFARRPGRFADVIDCRTGAAIARLQPPAGHHFYGHGTFSSDGRCLFTTENDFEGARGVIGVWDAAGGYKRIASFPSGGIGPHDMMLRRDAPGLVIANGGIETHPDSGRAKLNLPDMRPNLSYLSVDGTLQEQVELPPELHLNSIRHLAMRDDGTVGFAMQWQGDLGEQVPTAGLHRPGSAPRLLAEDDARVLNMQGYGGSIAFSADGSQIGVTSPRGGVLQVMDTVSGALLQEHHMTDVCGLSASAGGFTASTGNGQFFAISDKGNQPLLRAGPAWDNHLIPLT